Proteins from a genomic interval of Chroococcidiopsis thermalis PCC 7203:
- a CDS encoding circadian clock protein KaiA, whose translation MDEHHIGKRQSLSQQMTLNRDREFIQQLKADYCQILLRYFNNDNTVKQQIERFINVAFDAKVPVPQIIEIHMELIDEFSKQLKLEGRNDEVLLDYRLTLIDILAHLCEIYRTSIS comes from the coding sequence ATGGATGAACATCACATCGGAAAACGCCAAAGCTTATCACAGCAGATGACACTGAATCGAGATCGGGAGTTTATACAGCAACTAAAAGCTGATTATTGTCAAATCTTATTGCGTTATTTTAATAACGATAATACAGTAAAACAACAGATCGAGCGATTTATTAATGTAGCTTTTGATGCTAAAGTTCCCGTGCCTCAGATTATTGAAATTCATATGGAATTAATTGACGAATTTTCCAAGCAGTTGAAGCTAGAAGGGCGAAATGACGAAGTGTTGTTAGACTATCGCTTGACTCTCATTGATATTTTGGCTCACCTGTGCGAAATTTATCGCACCTCCATATCCTGA
- the kaiB gene encoding circadian clock protein KaiB — protein sequence MNAPKKTYVLKLYVAGNTPNSIRALRTLRNILEQEFKGVYALKVIDVLKSPQLAEEDKILATPTLSKILPPPVRKIIGDLSDREKVLIGLDLLYEELVEAEALEE from the coding sequence ATGAACGCGCCTAAAAAAACTTATGTTCTAAAGCTGTATGTAGCTGGGAATACTCCTAACTCCATTCGGGCATTAAGAACGCTCAGAAACATCCTAGAACAAGAATTTAAAGGAGTCTATGCCCTGAAAGTAATTGATGTGCTGAAAAGCCCTCAACTTGCAGAGGAAGATAAAATTTTAGCTACGCCAACGCTCTCGAAAATCTTGCCGCCGCCTGTACGGAAAATTATCGGAGATCTTTCCGACCGAGAAAAAGTTTTAATTGGCTTGGATTTACTCTATGAAGAACTCGTTGAGGCAGAGGCACTTGAGGAGTGA
- a CDS encoding ATP-binding response regulator produces MSKSKYNLGDFIETVPSCLQTATLAMAWEIFSQEQSDRLIVLDRQRSPLGVLHLRQFFPHWLAATSNSKNAKQSLSKATARILEPIEKLPNEFSLEQFQSYIDSRLEPSDIKQTFAIVDAEGKFLGLLEQTKLWKVLAAAARTKKRDRLAKTTLLKATIERGIEPEQLDPIVQLLERLPLPLMLQTSLGEAIAQNPAWNRQFGNMGNPEAIRQEVEAILNVAGTQQSVIDLESTTAEATEASREVDRAKLSDWQATTHHFSLTALQEQVSLLSTPDAAEPNIIRYCQQGEQEGTCICICPGQQGQDRVWQFLKIPLQMSVVSRQQQSERIWLLMATDVTEQRQMASELAAKNADLIQLNRLKDEFLACISHELRTPLTAMLGLSTLLKDQALGQLNERQARYARLIHENGRHLMSVVNDILDLTRMETGQLELTLEPVHIRKVCERAVEQARLAFSPKNNKTAVVEAGTDSHLEHRFTLAIEPELDIIVADELRLRQMLVHLLANAFKFTASGGEIGLRVSYWAGWIAFTVWDTGIGIPEHQQHLIFQKFQQLETPLTRQFEGTGLGLVLTRALARLHGGDVSFLSQEGKGSQFTLLLAPTPPKKRAGGTGEVGEEVGEQVGRMSANIQRQSPANNSTGSNALGVQSRTSGRGESNFSLGSLGSPPPDRHLVLVVEAAPRFIEDLAEQLTSLGYWVAIARSGTEALEKARRLQPGIIFINPLLPLLSGWDVLTLLKSDPATSQIPIVVNTTRAEKNQALSHRADEFISLPVQQQVLQQVMTRLCGAPVTYSQVELSQRVQKYKQLTILRLVTPNTELLARGDVNHLESSLNHCRVLEADDLEQASLLARIWRPNVILLERAICEPLDFLQQLTEYPSLANLPIVTLDAAIAQVASQIEQLNIFPCLTNPPEPSAEVLLSVLHVAAGVSWEYSVLVLDIANLDDLSDEHSHNTQASAGSLRAEWLQALIQYLQTAGFRVVMPHTWEEVQQQIQQQNVDLMLVCLGERQQVEKACTAIATLEQQKLPPIIAMERLFTQNEVREQFPAYLESEGRSLPSEQLHNLGNANAASDLESIEHALGAIATKVLPSSISMEELLNNIHQTLLAHPVEKD; encoded by the coding sequence ATGTCAAAGTCCAAGTACAACTTAGGTGACTTTATCGAGACTGTCCCTAGCTGTTTACAGACAGCTACTTTGGCTATGGCATGGGAAATCTTCAGCCAGGAGCAAAGCGATCGCCTGATTGTGTTGGATCGGCAACGATCTCCCCTGGGAGTGCTGCATCTGCGGCAATTTTTCCCCCACTGGTTGGCAGCAACAAGCAATAGCAAGAATGCCAAGCAATCCTTATCCAAAGCAACCGCTCGCATACTAGAACCTATAGAAAAGCTACCAAATGAGTTTAGCCTAGAACAATTCCAATCGTATATAGATTCCCGTCTCGAACCCAGCGACATCAAGCAGACTTTTGCGATCGTCGATGCTGAGGGAAAGTTTTTAGGGCTATTGGAGCAAACAAAGCTCTGGAAAGTTTTAGCCGCAGCCGCGAGAACCAAAAAGCGCGATCGTTTAGCAAAAACCACTTTACTCAAAGCAACCATCGAGCGCGGCATCGAGCCAGAGCAACTCGATCCGATCGTCCAACTGCTAGAAAGATTACCCTTACCATTGATGTTACAAACAAGCCTGGGCGAAGCGATCGCCCAGAATCCTGCCTGGAATCGGCAATTTGGTAACATGGGCAATCCCGAAGCAATTCGGCAAGAAGTCGAAGCAATTTTGAATGTGGCGGGAACTCAGCAATCGGTAATTGACTTGGAATCGACAACAGCAGAAGCTACTGAGGCTAGTCGAGAAGTCGATCGCGCCAAGTTAAGCGATTGGCAGGCAACAACTCATCACTTCAGTCTCACTGCACTACAGGAGCAAGTATCTTTACTATCCACACCCGATGCGGCAGAACCTAACATTATACGCTACTGCCAGCAGGGAGAGCAAGAAGGGACGTGTATCTGTATTTGTCCCGGACAACAGGGACAAGACCGAGTGTGGCAATTTCTCAAAATTCCTTTACAAATGTCAGTCGTCAGCCGCCAACAGCAATCCGAGCGAATTTGGTTGTTGATGGCTACAGATGTGACAGAACAGCGACAGATGGCATCGGAACTAGCCGCCAAAAATGCCGATTTGATTCAACTCAATCGCTTGAAAGATGAATTTCTTGCTTGTATCAGTCACGAGTTGCGGACACCCCTAACAGCAATGCTGGGGTTATCTACCTTACTAAAAGATCAGGCACTAGGACAGCTCAACGAGCGTCAAGCACGCTACGCGCGGCTAATTCACGAAAATGGACGACATTTAATGAGCGTGGTCAATGACATTTTAGATTTGACCCGCATGGAGACAGGACAGTTAGAATTAACCCTCGAACCAGTCCACATTCGTAAAGTATGCGAACGCGCGGTCGAGCAAGCTCGGCTTGCCTTTAGCCCGAAAAACAACAAAACTGCTGTGGTGGAGGCAGGGACAGACAGCCATCTCGAACACCGCTTTACCTTAGCGATCGAACCCGAGTTAGATATCATTGTGGCAGACGAATTGCGCCTGCGCCAGATGCTAGTTCACTTATTGGCAAATGCCTTCAAATTTACGGCATCCGGCGGGGAGATCGGTTTGCGAGTCAGCTATTGGGCAGGGTGGATTGCCTTTACAGTTTGGGATACAGGAATTGGCATTCCCGAACACCAACAACACTTAATTTTTCAGAAATTTCAACAGCTGGAAACGCCGTTGACGCGACAATTTGAAGGTACGGGTCTGGGTTTGGTTTTAACCAGAGCCTTAGCTCGGCTGCATGGTGGTGATGTCAGTTTTTTGTCTCAAGAAGGTAAAGGCAGCCAATTTACCCTATTGCTAGCACCTACGCCGCCCAAGAAGAGAGCAGGGGGAACGGGGGAAGTAGGGGAGGAAGTTGGAGAGCAAGTAGGAAGAATGTCCGCAAACATACAACGGCAATCTCCCGCCAATAATTCCACTGGCAGCAACGCACTAGGAGTTCAGAGCCGGACTTCTGGACGTGGAGAAAGTAACTTTTCTCTGGGATCTTTGGGTTCTCCACCCCCCGATCGCCATTTGGTGCTGGTTGTGGAGGCTGCACCCCGATTTATTGAAGACTTGGCAGAACAACTGACGAGTTTGGGATATTGGGTGGCGATCGCTCGTTCTGGAACTGAGGCGTTAGAAAAAGCCCGTCGTTTGCAGCCAGGAATTATATTTATCAATCCCTTACTACCTTTACTCTCTGGCTGGGATGTACTGACTTTGCTCAAATCCGATCCAGCTACGAGTCAAATTCCAATCGTCGTCAACACCACAAGAGCCGAGAAAAATCAAGCTCTTTCCCACCGGGCGGACGAATTTATCAGCTTACCCGTACAGCAGCAAGTCTTGCAGCAGGTGATGACTCGTTTGTGCGGCGCGCCAGTGACCTACTCTCAGGTCGAATTATCGCAGCGCGTTCAAAAGTACAAACAGCTGACGATTCTACGATTAGTGACTCCCAACACCGAACTTTTAGCCAGAGGCGATGTCAACCATTTAGAATCATCTCTAAATCACTGTCGCGTTCTCGAAGCCGATGACTTAGAGCAAGCATCATTGCTAGCGCGGATTTGGCGACCAAATGTCATTTTACTGGAGCGAGCGATCTGCGAACCCCTCGATTTCTTACAACAGTTGACCGAATATCCTAGCTTGGCAAATTTACCCATCGTGACGCTAGATGCCGCGATCGCCCAAGTTGCGAGTCAAATAGAGCAACTCAATATATTTCCTTGTTTGACAAATCCGCCAGAGCCATCGGCTGAAGTGTTACTATCTGTTCTGCACGTGGCAGCAGGCGTGAGTTGGGAATATAGCGTGTTAGTTTTAGATATTGCTAATTTGGACGATTTGTCTGACGAACACAGCCACAATACTCAAGCTTCTGCCGGATCGCTGCGGGCGGAATGGTTGCAAGCTTTAATTCAATATTTGCAAACAGCTGGTTTTCGAGTCGTGATGCCGCATACTTGGGAGGAAGTGCAGCAGCAAATTCAACAACAAAACGTCGATCTGATGCTCGTTTGTTTAGGAGAGAGGCAACAAGTCGAGAAAGCCTGCACGGCGATCGCAACTTTAGAGCAGCAGAAATTACCACCTATCATCGCTATGGAGCGATTATTTACCCAAAATGAAGTTAGAGAGCAATTTCCTGCTTACTTAGAGTCAGAGGGGCGATCGCTACCTTCAGAACAACTGCACAATTTGGGTAACGCAAACGCAGCATCCGATTTGGAGTCGATCGAACACGCATTGGGGGCGATCGCAACTAAAGTCCTGCCTTCCTCTATCTCTATGGAAGAGTTATTGAACAATATTCATCAAACTCTGTTGGCTCACCCTGTAGAAAAGGATTGA